Genomic segment of Verrucomicrobiales bacterium:
TGTCATTGTCCACAACGAGTGCTTCGCGGACACGGATTCGCAAGAGTACGTGAAGAAGATCACCGCGGCACATCGCGCTGGCAAATCAGCGATGGTAATTCATTGCGCGATGCATACCTATCGTGCAGCCAAGTTTGATGATTGGCGGGAATTCTTGGGTGTAACCAGCCGGCGCCATGATCACCAGAGCCGGTATCCGGTTCGAGTTGTGGCTCCGGAGCATCCGATCATGAAAGGATTTCCGACCAACTGGGTGACGCCGATGGATGAGCTCTACATCATCGAGAAGCTGTGGCCGGGGGCGAAAGCGCTCGCCGTGTCCACCAGTGAGAAGAGTCAACAGGAGCAACCGGTGATCTGGGTGAATCAGTATGGAAAAGCGCGGGTTTTCGGGACGACCTACGGACATTCCGACGATACTTTCCGCGATCCGGTCTTCATCGATTTGCTGGCGCGCGGCTTGGTCTGGTCAGCGGGGAAGCTGAAGTAGCTGATTTTTTGTAATAAGCAGGCTCGGATGGCGTAGTATACGGTGGAAGGAGCCGAACGTTCCTTCCTCGGGCCGGTAGGCGGCGAACACATGAACACACGCACTCCTATCGGGATCGAACACCGTCTATCCGTGTGGATAGATAGCGCGGGTCTTGGCAAATTCTCTGTGTGTGCGCCAACACCCGCGTTTTTTATTTTCCTGGGGAACGGGAGTATTCACCACGGATTTCACTGATTCCACGGATCCGATCAGAACTATCCAGGCCCCTCTTCCCATCCGTGTTATCCGCGCAATCCGTGGTTCATCAGCTGCCGGATCCAGGTTCGTTTGCCTAGACGCCGTGCGGCTTGCCGCAGCCGCAACCGGTTGCGGCTGTCGATGTCGCCTGCGCTGCGGGATCGTAGTTCAGATAGGGTCCCAGCCAGCGCTCCACCTCTTGGAGGGTTAGATTTTTGCGCAGGTGATAGTCCAGGATCTGATCCTTACCAAGCTTACCCACGGCAAAATACTTGGATTGCGGATGACCGAAGTACAGTCCGCTCACACTGCTACCCGGCCACATGGCATAGCTTTCGGTTAGCTTGATACCGGCGTTCTCCTCAACCTTGAGCAGGTTCCACAAGGTGCCCTTCTCCGTGTGATCAGGGCACGCAGGGTATCCGGCGGCGGGCCGGATGCCACGGTACGCCTCCTCGATGAGCTGCTCGGTGGAGAAGGTCTCCGCACGACCATAGGACCAATCCCGTCGGGCTCGCTGGTGCAAGAACTCGGCAAAAGCTTCCGCCAGCCGATCGGCCAACGCCTCCGCCATGATGACATTGTAGTCGTCGTGATCTTTGCGGAACGCTTCGATCAGCTCCTTGAGTCCTCCGCCCGTGGTCACGGCGAAGGCTCCGATATAATCGGGAAGGGGGGCGGAGTTGGATGGGGTTGCGTCGCGCGGAGCGATGAAATCAGCGAGGCAGAAGTAGGGCTGTCCGGGGGCTTTCTCCACTTGCTGGCGGAGGAAATGGAAGCGCGCCTTCACCTCTCGTCGGGACTCATCGGTGTAGAGCTCCACGTCATCACCCACGCGGTTCGCGGGGAAGAACCCGTAGACTCCCGTGGCGGTGATCAAGTTCTGACGGATCATCCGGTCGAGCAAGGCCAGTGCGTCGTGGTGCAGCTTCCGAGCTTGTTCGCCGTATTTCTCGTGTTGGAGAATCGCCGGGTATCGGCCGCGCAATTCCCAGGTGTGGAAGAAGGGGGACCAATCGATGTAGGAAGCCAGCTCCTTGAGCTGGATCGATTCTGCTGACCCTTGGGCGGCTGAGGGGGCGCTCGTGAGCTTACGGATCCCGATGAACTCAGGTTGCGAGAGACTGTCGTAGCTCAGCTGCGGCGCTTGTTTGCGAGCTTCTTCCAAGCTGACCAATTTGGCGCTAGTGCCGGCATGCTGAGCCCGGACTCGGTCATACTCTTCTTTAAGTTGGCTTACGAAGGCGGGCTTCTGGCTCCCGCTGATCAGCTGGCTGACCACGGGCACGGCGCGGCTGGCGTCCAGGACGTGAACGACCGGCTGTTGATAGTTCTGGGCGATCTTCACCGCGGTGTGCGCTTTGCTGGTAGTCGCGCCTCCGATCAGCAGCGGAATGCGGAAGCCTTGGCGTTCCATCTCGCGTGCGACATGAACCATCTCATCCAGGGAAGGCGTAATGAGCCCGCTGAGGCCGATGATGTCGACCTTCTCCTGACGGGCGGTCTCGAGGATTTTTTCGCAAGGCACCATCACCCCGAGATCGATCACCTCGTAGTTGTTGCAGCCGAGCACCACCCCGACAATGTTTTTGCCGATGTCGTGAACGTCGCCTTTGACGGTCGCCATCAGGACCTTGCCTTGCGCCTGCACGGTCTGGCCCGCGGCGAGTGCCGCGGCCTTCTCCGCTTCCATGAACGGGAACAAGTAGGCGACCGCCTTCTTCATGACTCGGGCGGACTTCACCACCTGGGGTAGGAACATCTTTCCAGCGCCGAAGAGATCCCCGACGACGTTCATCCCGGCCATCAGGGGGCCTTCGATAACCAACAAAGGACGGCCGTACTTTTGGCGCGCTTCTTCCGTGTCGGCATCGATGAAGTCCACGATGCCTTTGACCAGAGCATGGCTGAGCCGATCCTCGACTGGTCCCTTGCGCCACTCGGCATCGACTTTCTCAGGTCCTTCCTTGGAGCCCTGCTTTTTCAGAGCTTCTCCCAAGGTGACGAGGCGTTCGGTGGCGTCGGGACGGCGGTTGAGCAGCACATCTTCCACCCGTTCCAACAGATCCTTGGGCACTTCCTGGTACACCTCGAGCATGCCGGCATTGACGATGCCCATGTCGAGGCCGGCTTTGATGGCGTGGTAGAGGAAGGCGCTGTGCATCGCTTCGCGCACGGCGTTGTTTCCGCGGAAGCTGAAGGAGATGTTGGAAACGCCGCCGCTGACTTTGGCGAGCGGCAGGTTCGCTTTGATCCAACGGGTCGCTTCGATGAAGTCGACCGCGTAATTGTTATGCTCATCGATGCCCGTTCCCACGGTCAGGATGTTCGGATCGAAAATGATGTCCTGAGGCGGGAAGCCCACCTTTTGGGTGAGCAGGTTGTAGCAGCGCTGGCAGATTTCAATCCGGCGTTGGTAGGAGTCGGCCTGACCTCGTTCGTCGAAGGCCATGACGATGACCGCGGCCCCGTAGCGTCGGACTAGCCGGGCTTGCTCCAGAAACTTGTCTTCCCCTTCTTTGAGGGAAATGGAGTTTACGATGCCCTTGCCTTGAACGCATTTGAGGCCGGCTTCGATGACGCTCCATTTGGACGAATCGATCATGATCGGGACCTTGGCGATCTCCGGTTCGGTCATGATGTAGTTCAGGTAGCGGGTCATGGCTGCTTGGCCGTCCAGCATTCCCTCGTCCATGTTGACGTCGATGATCTGTGCCCCGTTCTCCACCTGCTGGCGCGCCACGGCGACCGCTTCCTCGTATTGGCCACCGAGGATCAGCTTGGAGAACTTTGGCGAGCCGGTGACATTGGTTCGTTCACCGATGTTGATGAAATTGGTTTCGGGCGTGAGGGTCAGCGCGTCGTTGCCGCTCAGCCGCAGGTACGGCTTGGCTTGGGGGACAACACGAGACGCAATGCCCTTCACAGCGGCAGCGATGGCGGCGATGTGGGGTGGAGTGGTGCCGCAGCAGCCGCCGACGATGTTAAAGACCCCGTTTTGGGCCCATTCCTGCAGCTGCGGAGCCAAGCTTTCGGGCGTCTCTGGAAAACCGGTGGGCAGCAAAGGATTCGGGAGCCCAGCGTTCGGATACACGCTGACGTAGAGCGGAGCGAGCTGGGAGAGTTCCTCGATCAGCGGGCGCAGCTCCTTCGGTCCGAGCGCGCAGTTCATTCCCACGCTGAGCAAGGGCACGTGGGAGATCGAGTTCCAGAAGGCCTCAACCGTTTGCCCGGTCACTCCGCGCGTGCCACCCTTCTGAATGAAGGTGACGGAAGCCATGAGCGGAATGACTTCTTTCCCTTCGGGCACGGCGCTCCCATAGGGCAGGGGAACCAAGCCGCGTTCGTCGAGGATTTGCTGGATGGCGAAGAACGCCGCTTTGGCGTTCAGGGTGTCGAAAATGGTTTCAACCAGCAGGATGTCGACTCCACCGTCCAAGAGCGCACGGACCTGTTCACCATAAGCCTGAACCAGGGTATCAAACGTCGTTCCGCGGGAGGAGGCGTCATTAACATCGGTCGAGATCGACGAGGTTTTCGTGGTCGGTCCGATGGCACCCGCGACAAAGCAGGTGCGGCCGGGTTGCTTGGCCATGACCGCATCCGCCGCACGACGCGCGCACTCAGCACCGGAACGCGACAGCTCATAGGACAGGGATTCCATCCCATAGTCCGCTAGGGAGATGAACTGTCCGTTGAAGGTGTTGGTCTCGACGATGTCCGCGCCGGCTTCGAAATAGCGGCGGTGAATTTCTTCGATGACATCCGGACGCGTGATGTTCAGCAGCTCGTTGTTGCCCTTGAGGTCCTTGCCCTTCCAATCTTTGAACCGCTCGCCCCGGAATGCGGCCTCGTCCAGGCTGTATTGCTGGATGACGGTCCCCATGGCACCGTCGATGATGACGATACGTTCCCGAAGCAGACGTTCCAGCTCTGCTGCACGATTCTTTGGCTTGCTCATGTCGAGTCCTGACTGCGTTCCCTAGATTGATCGGCATCGGCCCGGCTAGGTGAATCGCTGTGCCCGACCGATTCACTCGTGCCTCAGCCCTACGGATGCCTCTTCTGAAGAATGCCTAATAGCAATTCTTTGTCAAATCAACTAATCTTGATTTGAGGATATGTATGTCTATTTAAAGCGAAGGAGTCGCTCGCCCGCGGCCCGCAGGGTTTCCTCACGCTTGGCGAAATGGAAGCGGATGTAGCGGTGTTCGGGCTCGCGGAAGAAGCTGGATCCGGGAACGCCAGCGACACCGACTTCGCGGATAAACCATTCAGCCGCATCGGTATCCCGCGCGTGGCCCAGGCTGGAGATATCGACCATCACGTAGTAGGCCCCTTGGGGTTCGGTGAAGGGGAGTTTGGTCTGGCGGAGGTAACTGAGGAAGACCTCGCGTTTGTGGGCGTAGAGATCGCGGAGTCCGGTGTAATAGCTGTCCGGCAGTTCCAAACCGGCCACGGCTGCCTCCTGCAGGGGCGCAGCGGCACCCACGGTCAGGAAGTCGTGGACCTTGCGGGCTTGGGCGATGACTTCGGGCGAAGCTTGCACATAGCCGAGCCGCCATCCGGTGATGGAATACGTTTTGGAAAGCGAGTTGCAGGTAATGGTTCTCTCGGCCGCTCCGGGGAGCGCTGAAAAGTAGACGTGTTCGTGGGGAGGAAAGACAATGTGCTCGTAGGGTTCGTCGGTGATGACGAAGGTATCGTGTTTTTCGGCCAGAGCTAAAATCTGGAGCAGCTCGGCTCGAGTAAAGACTTTCCCGGTTGGATTGGACGGATTGCAAATGACGATGGCTTTGGGCTTCTGCGCGAACGCGGCCTCCAGTTCTCGGGGATCGAAGGCGAAGTCTGGGGCGCGAAGCGGGACGTAGATCGGTTGTGCGCCGGACAGGATCGCATCAGCCGCGTAGTTCTCATAAAAGGGAGAGAACACGATGACTTTGTCGCCTGGATTGCAGGCGGTCATCATGGCCACCATCATGGCTTCAGTGCTCCCGCAGGTGACCACGAGGTGGGTGTCGGGATCCACCGGGACTCCGCTAAAGCGGGTGATTTTTCGCGCTAGGGCTTCGCGAAAGCGAGGAGCGCCCCAGGTAACCGCGTATTGGTGATGCGGCCCGCGGGTGGCTCGTTCCAGGGCAGCGAGCACCTCTTCCGGAGGATCGAAGTCGGGAAATCCTTGGGAAAGGTTGATGGCGCCGTAACGGTTGGAGAGCCGCGTCATTCCTCGAATGACTGATTCCGTGAACACATTGAGACGCGAGGCGGTGGAGGGCATGGTCTGAAGCGAAAGCGATGAGGGAACCCAGCCTGTCTTGTTTACCTGGCACGGCCGGATATGCGGCCGTGCCGGAAGAGTTGAGGCGGCTGGTGCAGGTCGACCAGCCGGCTGTGCTGAAAGGACGCCAACGCCTTAGGCGAAGTCGTAGATCAGTGCGCGCGCGCAGTTCTTTTTGAACACTTTCTCCACAAATTCCACGTGGAGGGGATGGACTTGGTAGTCGTCCTGACCCTTTTTGTCGGCGAACACCAGGTTCAGCGCGACCTGATAGGTTTGGTCCACAACCGGTCGGGGGCTGCCGACCATCTTTCCGATGTGGTAGTGCAGGACGCCGGGAATGGGTTTGAGATACTTATCCGCGCCGTCGAGCAGCTCTTGAACGGCGTTGGGATTCTTCGGATCGGTCCAGAAAATGACAACGTGTGAAAACATGCGGGCGAAGTTTGCTTGGACCGCGGAAAAATCTCAAATGGGAAAATGGGGGGCGGGAGTTAACCACGGATTGCTCGGATGACACGGATGGGAAGGGGAATTGGGGGTTCTGTTCGGATCCGCGGAATCAGCGAAATCCGTGGTTCAAAAAGGATTGGTTCGGGAACGGCGTGAGCAGAGAAAGGGATTTAACCACGGATTGCTCGGATGACACGGATGAGAAGAGGGATCGGGAGGCCGGAGTTCGAAAGAGTCATTTCAGACTGGAGTTCACTGGGGTGTGCGGCCCGAGACGACCCGTTTCCAAGCCAGAGTTGCGTATTTAAAATTGAGTAACAGTGCGACTTCCAAACCGGTGATGTTGAGGTAGCCTAACATTTGAGCGAGGTGCGTTTCGCTGAAGGCACTCACTACCTTGGGGTCTGTGATGACTAGATCGTCTACAATTAGGTCGGGCACAAGCTTACCTATGTAGTGGCCTCGGTAGTGGACCGGGTAGTCCTTCTGTTGGACGACTGAATGTCCTCTGTCTACCAGTTCGATGATCAGAGCGTTTTCATAGAGCTTCTCATCCAATCCTGGTTTGAGCTGGTTTAGTACAGCCATGGCCGCACCGATGATATCCTTGGTAATCTCCTCGTGCCTCACAGCATTATTCTCGCTGGCTGGCCTCGACTTTGCACGCTGAAACTTGAGCAAACATATAAGTCGCGAGCGTTCCACTCGGATCCCACTGGAAGGCGGGAACTGGGTATGCTGGGAAAGGGAGTTGACCACGGATTACTCGGATGACACGGATGAGAAGAGGGATCGGTAGTCCTGTTCGGATCCGCGGAATCAGCGAAATCCGTGGTTCAAAAATGATTGGTTCGGTGGCGGTGGGAACTGGAGGAGCAGGGAAAGGGAGTTAACCACGGATTACTCAGATGGCCCGGATGAGAAGAGGGATTGGGCGCTACTGAACACGAACACGGTAGAAACGATTCACTGTCGTAGCCCCTGTATTCGTCAGCGTCATCGGCCCGCCAGTGCCACCGTTGGTTTGGATTGCAGTCCAGTTGGCGTCAGTCAGGAAATTCTTGAATTCCAAGACATAGTTGAAACCAAGTTGCGTCGGGAGGGAAACAGTAAAGGTAGTTCCGACTTTACGCGGATTGCTTAGGGTGGGCGGGGTCAGGTTGACAAGCGAGATGCTCACGTTCGTTGAGCGGATTTCATGTGTGATTCCATTATCAGTTGTCTTCGCTGAGCTATAAACCGTGTAGTTTCCCACCTGTGAGGGGAGCGTTACCGACTTCGAGTAGATTCCATCGCCAGCGGTTTGGTCCCCGTTCATTCCATCGTCATGCAAGCCGGTGAATTCCGCGTTCACCGCTCCTAGGAGCACGATTTTCGGCGATGCGCCCGCCCACACTCCGCCATTCGAGTATCCCCTTGCCCTGAGAATGGTTGTGCTGCCACCTATGAATTGTGCTCGGTTTGTTGGATTCAGCACCACCACTTTTCGCGCATCGGAATAGGGTGAGTACCAACCGCCAAGGTCATGGAGGGTGTTGTTAGCTGCCGGAAGCGCAAAGACCACTCCTGTGGCGGGATTGCCCAGGTAAACATCATATCCGCCGTCCCCTCCGCTCCGGTCACTGGAGAAGCCTATCAGATTTGAGTCCACAGGAAACGAATCCGAATCGTTCGCGCCAGCGTGGTTCACCGCCAGCCTATGAGTCTTGGTAGATGAAGTTGAATAGCTGTAAATCTTGTCGAGTGCATCACCGGTGGATTCCCAGCGCGTGTAGAGGATGTTCTGAGCATCCCGGTAAATCGGGTAGTATTCCTGCAGACGCGCGGTTCCGATGATTTTTTCCGCGCCCGTTCCCGCTACCGTCATTCGCCAGACATCCGCATTTGCTCCCGCCTCAGACCAGTAGATCAGGTCTGCTCCATCTGGTGAGAAATTCGGCCCGGACTTTTCGTCAGCCGTGAACGTGAGTTGGATCGGGCTGCCCCCATCAGCGCCCATCATCCACACTTGGCCATTTCGTTTGAAAACGATCGTTTGTCCGTCTGGTGAGAACTTTGCATCTTCGTCGGGGACGCCGTTCGTTGTGAGCCGAGTCAGACTTTCTGTCGCCAAGTCGTAACAGTAGATTTCGAGCGAGTTTTGATTCAGTGCTCCGCCTTGAGGTATCGCCATGAAAACGATTCGCGAGCCGTCGTTAGAAATGTGCGGGTTCATCGCATTCTGAATCGGCAGTCCCTGCGTCAATCGGCGAAGCGTTCCGTTCGGCAAAGTGAATATAAAGATGTGGCCGTCATTGGCATTCATTGGCGAAGCCAAGTATCCGCTGTAGCTATGATAGGCAACGCGGCCAAGGATGGTGAGGCTTTGAAGGCTTTGAAAAGCCTGTTGCCAGCCAGCACTGTCTGTCGTGAGGGTGTTCCCGTTCAAGAGGGTGGTATCCACCCGATAGGCAAACCAATTCTGCCCTGCCACTGTCGGTGTGAAATCAAACGTGAATGTGCGGCGACCCAAGGCCGCCACCGATTGAAAGGATGTGGTGCTGTCGAATTCACCGTATGGCTCCGATTGGCTGATGTCGAAAATGAATCGCACCCGGCTGTTCAAAGCGGCGCTCGCCAAGGCATTTGTTACTGTGACAAAAGCTCGAACCTGCGTTCCGGCCGGCAATGTCTCTCCGCTTGAAATCACCCCGCCGCTGGTCACGTTGGAAACCACAACGGACGACGCATAGGGATAACGTCGCGTCACTGAGGCCGATGTGGTTTGTCCGGCCAAGACGGAAACGTCTTCGCTCGCCCAGAACTCCTCACCCCAAAATGTGCTGCTGGAATAACCTTCTAGGGTGTATGTCCCTGCCGTCACGCCGCTGAAGGTGGCCGGGTTAACCCCGTTGGTTTGCCTTAACGGCGTGTAGGAAAGGACAAAGCGAGTGCCGGTTGCGGGTGCGTTGGCACCGCCAACGTTCTTTAGTGTGGCCGTTACCGTGCCCGCTTGAAGTGGTGCGACGCAGAACCACAGCGTTAGACAAGCAAATCCGCCAATTGAGAAACGAGATCTCATCATTTGCCGTTCACGCGAGCTGCCCTCGTCCAGATCCCTATCATCCTTTGGGATCGTCAGGTGCTTCGGGGGTGGGTTCGGGCACGAGGCTCAGCTGCGCGGGCTCGGAGGGGTTGGTCGCGGCGGCCATGGGCTGCACGGCGACGACGATGCGTCGCAGGGCTTGGCCTTGCATCGTATAGCCGCTGGCGATGGTGTCGGCGATCAACGCTCCTTCGGACGGACTGGTATTGGGATCCATCAGCTGGTGCTGGTTCGGATCGAAGGGGGTGCCGGGCTCGGCCTCGTGCGCCACCAGCCCCAAACGACGAATCGCATCACGCACGGCGCGCTGAAATAGACCGAGCTGTTCCTGCAAGGCCGGTTGTCCGCTCTGAACGCCCGCGCGGTACAGTGCGTAGACGTGATCGCAGATCCGAACGAGCACCTCAATCGATTCGGTCTCCGCGCGACGGCGCTTGTCGATCTCGAGCCGTAGGTGCGTTCGCTCGGCATCGGCCGCCTTCGTAGAGAAGGCCGCGAACTCTTTGCCTTCGGCCACCATGCGCTCCCCGATTTCCTTGGCTGAGCCCACTGCCTTCTCGCAGTGCTCTTGAACCGTTTGCCACTGTCCGGTGGCCTGGCTGATCCGCTCGGCCAGCTCTTCCAAGTTCCGGAATTGGTCGCTCGCGGACTTCAGTTCGGCCGCCTCGGCCAGCCGCACGGCGGCTTTGTGCTCCATGATGAAAGGCACGCAGAACAGGATGGCACCCGCCATGACCGAAACCACCAGCAAACAGGCCTGCGGTAGAGGTAGCGGGTGAGGCGCTTCCATCACGATCACCAGCGCGACGCCCAGAAGGAGGGCGTCACCGATAAAAAAGGCAGCTTTGGCCCAAAACGGAATCCGTGAAACTGTTGGCTCATCCATAACTAGGGTATCATGCCCGGAACCTCCCCGTGAATACAAATGAAACCGAGTGTCCCCCTCAGCTCCTGGTACCCGTTCATTTTTCTCAACTCAACGCAGGCGGTGCCGATACTGGACGCAGGGAGTTGTGGCTCCGTGTGGTGGATGGGTCGTAAATAACCGCACGGGATTCCAGGCTGTCTTATGCAACTCTCGTCGTTGTAAAACTATGCAATCAATGTCATCGGCCTTATCTTCTTTGTTCAAGATCACCCTTGGTGGACTGGCGCTCCTTTCCGTCAGCTCCAATCAGGCGGCGACTGTCGTCAGCAACCTGGGCGAGGCAGGATCCGCTTCGGCCAACTTTAGCAGTACCACCTGGCTTGCTATCTCGTTTACCACGGATAACCAGAGCTACACGCTTGATTCCTTTGTGGTTCCATTGGATGCAGTCGGAGGAGGCGTCACGGTGACTCCAAGGATTTTCGCGGACTCGGGTGGTGTCCCCAGCGGGTCGAGTCTTGAGACATTCGCTTCGCAAACGTTTAGCTCAGGAGGATACAAGGCTTTTACATCGAGCGGGCTGAGCCTCTCTCCATCGACGACCTATTGGCTTACTTTGGAGGGAGGGGGTGCCATTCCGGTGTGGTTTGCAACAGCGTCAACAGCCCAAACCGGCAGTTGGCTGATCGGAGACCTAGGCCGACGCAGCAGTGACAGTGGATCTTCGTGGGGTACCACGACGGTCAATATTGGATTTGTTTCGATGGACGCCACCGTGGTGCCAGAACCTGCGCCCCTGGTTGTGCTGGCGCTTGGGGCTGCCGGATTAGCGCTGCGCCGCCTCCGGTGGCGTGGACCTTACAATTCCGACAAGCTCTAACCCTTCACAAGCGGAGTGATAGAGCGACAGGTCTGATTTCCAGCTCCAAGATACACCTTATGAAGTGAGTTTCGTTCGAACCCGCGGACACGATGCCATCAGCCGATCGGTTCAGGTTTCGTTCCGTTCCATCTGGCCGCGGGTGACGCCCAGTTGATGGCGGAGCTTGAGCTCCTGCCACAGCTGGCTGCCCGTCACCTCGCCTTGGAGCAGTCGATCATACATCTCCAGCGTTTGTAGAACCACTTGCGGCGACTCATTGAGGAATTCCAGACGGAACCGAACCACGCCGAGCTGGATCATTCGCTGCACGTATTCAGCCCCGGTCTGCGCCAGCGCATTGTAGACGGTGTTGCGACATCCCGCGTCGGCTTTGAGCGGGTGCTCCTGTCCGACGCGATCTTTGAGTCGCACGTCGTGCTTTTCACAAGGGCGGCCGCAGTCGTGGTAATCCTTCCCGCTCGACATGAAGGCACAGAAGACGCAGTGCTCCATATGGAACATGGGCATGTGCTGATGAATGGTGATCTCGAAATCGGGTGCTGACCCGCTTTCGAGTAACGCGGCCAATTGCTCGAAGTTTAAGTCGTAGCTGGCGGTGACGCGTTCCAGTCCTTGGTGGCGCAGGAAGTAATCGGCCGTCCACGAATTGGCGACGTTGAGTGAGAAATCGCCGATTTTCCGTCCTTGGGGGAAGGCGGTCAAATGGTCGTAGTTGCGGATGAGTACGCCGTCCGCTTCGCAGGAGGTGATCAGCTTCAGGATCCATTCCTCTCCTGGCTTAAAGATCCTTGGAGGCGCCACGAAGATGCCTCCGGCTGGGCTTTCGGAAAGAGTTGTCGGCCGAGACTGTCGGTAGAGTGTCACCGCTTCGCGGTATTTCTTCGGATCCTCAAATTCGCAATAGATTGTTGCGACCGAGGTGGTCAGGACGGCCTGGAGCTGGGCCAGGTTGCGGACCAGGACGATGAGCTCGGGCGTCGCGGGCGCTGCAGTGCTGCGCGTTTGCGATCTGGGGGAGTAAGCTTGCGAGTCTCGGAGCGTCCAACGCTGGGGCTGCGCTCGCAGCTGTTCGATCTGCGAGACAGCCTCTCGCCGGATACGATTGAGCTCGCTGAGCGGGAGCAATACCTCGCCTTCGAGGTGAGAGGTCAAGCCGCCGAGACACAGGCCGGTGCCGCCGAGTCGACCGATTTGCTCCCGCAGCACTTCGGTCGTGAGTGGACGGTTTTGGGCGGAGGCTAGCGGGATCGTGGAATGGACCTCGACGGTATGACCCATTTCATCTCGTAGGATCAGAGTCATGGGCTCGCCCGCTTTGCCGTGGACTTCGGCGCGAAGCTGCCGACGGAACTTCGGCGTGTCGCCGTCGTAGGTCTGGCGGACACGTCGCTCCAGTTCGGGATCGCTCGTCTTCCAAACCTTGTCGCCCACCTTCACCTTCTGAAAATCGATGTGGCCGTGTCCGAACTTGAGCTCGGTCAGGGGAGGACCCTTGCCGCCTGGCGCCGGCTTGATCTCGTAAATGCGACCGCCTTCTTCCCCCTGATCGGGAGTGCCCGCATCGAAGACGATGCCGTCGCCGAGCTTGGTGGGAGATTCGAGCTGGAGCCATACACTATCCCGCGTGACACGGCTGACGGTGCCGAGGAAGACGCCGCGCTTCTTGCCGAATCGGGCGTGAACCAGTTCCTGATTGTCGATGCCTTTGAACCACCCGGTGTAGAGCCCTCGCGAAAAGCCCATCTCGAGGTCGTATTTCCAGGCGCGGCTGGAGGTTTCGTCGGTCGCTTCCGGCTGGGCGGCAGCCAGGGCGCGGTCCAGGGCCTGACGGTAAACGCGCGTGATACTGGCCACATAATCAGGCGATTTGAGTCGGCCTTCGATTTTGAGGGAAGAGATTCCGGCCTGCACGAGTTCAGGTAGCACCTCGAGGCCGGAGAGATCCTGGGGGCTGAGCAAGTAGCGTCGGTCTCCGAGCGGCACCTGTCGGCCATCCGAAATGAGATCGTAGGGCAGTCGACAGGCTTGAGCGCACTCGCCTCGATTGGCGGATCGGCCGCCGAGAGACTCGCTGGTCAGGCACTGGCCCGAATAGGCGACGCAGAGGGCTCCGTGCACGAAGACCTCGATCGGCAAGGGATTGGCTTGATGGATCCGCTGGATTTCGGCGATGGAGCATTCCCGAGCCAGAACCACCAACTGGCATCCGAGCTTCTTGGCAAAGTCGACGCCAGCTGGGCTGGTGACGGTCATTTGCGTGCTCGCATGAATGGGGAAGTTCGGCGAGAGCTCGCGGATCAGGCGACAGATCCCGACATCTTGCACGATCGCGGCGTCCACGCCTGCCGCGATGATGGAGCGGAGGTAGTCTTCGGCGGAGGCTAGTTCGTTTTCGAAAATGAGGGTGTTGAACGTGACGTAGCCGCGGACTCCACGCCGGTGGATAAACTCCATGAGTGCGGGAAGATCCGCCTCGGTGAAGTTCTTGGCGCGCATGCGCGCGTTGAAACGGGAGAGTCCGAAGTAGATGGCGTCGGCCCCGTTTTCCACCGCTGCGCGGACGCATTCCCAATCGCCGGCGGGCGCCAAGAGTTCGGGGCGCACGGGAGCGATACCGGTCGG
This window contains:
- a CDS encoding U32 family peptidase, with protein sequence MVSPTGIAPVRPELLAPAGDWECVRAAVENGADAIYFGLSRFNARMRAKNFTEADLPALMEFIHRRGVRGYVTFNTLIFENELASAEDYLRSIIAAGVDAAIVQDVGICRLIRELSPNFPIHASTQMTVTSPAGVDFAKKLGCQLVVLARECSIAEIQRIHQANPLPIEVFVHGALCVAYSGQCLTSESLGGRSANRGECAQACRLPYDLISDGRQVPLGDRRYLLSPQDLSGLEVLPELVQAGISSLKIEGRLKSPDYVASITRVYRQALDRALAAAQPEATDETSSRAWKYDLEMGFSRGLYTGWFKGIDNQELVHARFGKKRGVFLGTVSRVTRDSVWLQLESPTKLGDGIVFDAGTPDQGEEGGRIYEIKPAPGGKGPPLTELKFGHGHIDFQKVKVGDKVWKTSDPELERRVRQTYDGDTPKFRRQLRAEVHGKAGEPMTLILRDEMGHTVEVHSTIPLASAQNRPLTTEVLREQIGRLGGTGLCLGGLTSHLEGEVLLPLSELNRIRREAVSQIEQLRAQPQRWTLRDSQAYSPRSQTRSTAAPATPELIVLVRNLAQLQAVLTTSVATIYCEFEDPKKYREAVTLYRQSRPTTLSESPAGGIFVAPPRIFKPGEEWILKLITSCEADGVLIRNYDHLTAFPQGRKIGDFSLNVANSWTADYFLRHQGLERVTASYDLNFEQLAALLESGSAPDFEITIHQHMPMFHMEHCVFCAFMSSGKDYHDCGRPCEKHDVRLKDRVGQEHPLKADAGCRNTVYNALAQTGAEYVQRMIQLGVVRFRLEFLNESPQVVLQTLEMYDRLLQGEVTGSQLWQELKLRHQLGVTRGQMERNET